Proteins encoded in a region of the Quercus lobata isolate SW786 chromosome 8, ValleyOak3.0 Primary Assembly, whole genome shotgun sequence genome:
- the LOC115954664 gene encoding two-component response regulator-like PRR37 isoform X2, whose translation MRMNNNGPRTEGLMKITHHLQDEHKEIKNGRIVGEGQGLSEDNESRINEDAEDVDDGQMEAVQDKVQTQVVMQSSQQQHQRPLVRWERFLPLRSLKVLLVENDDSTRHVVSALLRNCGYEVTAAENGLQAWKIIEDYTTHVDLVLTEVVMPCLSGIGLLSKIMSHKTCKNIPVIMMSSYDSMNIVFKCLSKGAVDFLAKPIRKNELKNLWQHVWRKCHSCSGSGSGSESAVHTRTSTKLKSGDELDNNTGSNDEDDNRSIGLNLRDGSDDGSGTQSSWTKRAVEVDSPQPMSPWEQLADAPDSTCARVIHSRPEAFGNNWVPVEHEEHDDEFDLKIGEPRIPNLQLEDPSAKGLANLAGTNEDKISEIDSRKDDENLLKGQVELHSEKLNGELEDKASDLMGLTTKRTDPEMESVVFNVPNGTSKVSNMKDKAIFDIKETPSLELCLKRLKDVGDTGNSAPDRNVLRHSDLSAFSRYTSATTNHAPTGNVGSCPLGKSSEAAKTESKQNFQSSSNNTQPNQCSNGSSNNNDMGSTTNNVSTKQLPFDDKSLPKSAVKCLHPSSAFQPVQNSHIPHPQSRIQDKKDAAMTNMILAQTRGLNQQVQVQHHHHHYHHHHHHVHSMAQQELDNHDDLSMKNNADAAPQCGSSNLLSVSLEGNAGSPSLNGSASGSNHGSNGQNGSTATLNASGTNMESDNGITGEGEASGIIGFTSRSGIDPDRVALREAALNKFRQKRKERCFEKKVRYQSRKKLAEQRPRVRGQFVRQVVHENKSKHTHC comes from the exons ATGAGG ATGAATAATAATGGTCCCAGGACCGAAGGGCTGATGAAAATAACACACCATCTGCAAGATGAGCACAAGGAAATAAAGAATGGGAGGATTGTAGGTGAGGGCCAAGGTCTATCAGAAGATAATGAGTCGCGGATTAATGAGGATGCAGAGGATGTTGATGATGGGCAGATGGAAGCAGTCCAAGACAAGGTGCAAACCCAGGTTGTCATGCAGAGCTCACAGCAACAGCACCAAAGGCCTCTGGTTCGCTGGGAGAGGTTTCTGCCTCTTAGGTCTCTTAAGGTTCTACTGGTGGAAAATGATGATTCAACTAGGCATGTTGTCAGCGCATTGCTTCGAAATTGTGGCTATGAAG TTACAGCAGCAGAAAATGGTCTACAAGCTTGGAAGATCATAGAAGATTATACCACTCATGTTGATCTAGTTTTGACTGAGGTAGTCATGCCTTGTTTATCAGGCATTGGCCTTTTAAGCAAGATAATGAGCCACAAAACTTGCAAGAATATTCCTGTGATTA TGATGTCATCTTACGATTCCATGAATATAGTCTTTAAATGTCTGTCAAAGGGTGCGGTTGACTTTTTAGCAAAGCCGATTCGAAAGAATGAGCTAAAAAATCTTTGGCAGCATGTTTGGAGGAAATGTCACAGC TGTAGTGGCAGTGGCAGTGGAAGTGAAAGTGCTGTACATACACGAACTTCCACAAAGTTGAAAAGTGGTGATGAGTTAGACAACAACACCGGCAGtaatgatgaagatgataaTAGAAGCATTGGTTTGAATCTTAGGGATGGGAGTGATGATGGAAGTGGTACTCAG AGCTCTTGGACAAAAAGGGCAGTAGAAGTTGACAGCCCCCAACCAATGTCACCATGGGAACAGTTAGCCGATGCTCCTGATAGCACTTGTGCCCGGGTTATTCATTCAAGGCCAGAGGCATTTGGCAACAACTGGGTGCCTGTGGAGCATGAAGAGCATGATGATGAGTTTG ACTTGAAGATCGGAGAACCAAGAATTCCAAATTTGCAGCTGGAAGACCCAAGTGCCAAGGGGTTGGCTAACTTAGCTGGCACTAATGAAGACAAAATTTCTGAAATAGATTCAAGGAAAGATGATGAGAATCTGCTGAAAGGACAAGTGGAGCTCCACAGTGAGAAACTAAATGGCGAATTGGAGGACAAAGCCTCTGATCTAATGGGTCTAACCACTAAAAGGACTGATCCTGAGATGGAAAGTGTGGTCTTTAACGTCCCAAATGGTACCTCCAAGGTATCCAACATGAAAGATAAGGCCATCTTTGACATTAAGGAAACACCTTCCCTTGAGCTTTGTTTAAAGAGGCTGAAAGATGTTGGAGATACTGGCAACAGTGCTCCTGACCGAAATGTTTTGAGACATTCAGACCTTTCAGCCTTCTCAAG GTACACCTCTGCAACTACTAATCACGCTCCAACGGGGAATGTTGGTAGCTGTCCTCTTGGTAAGAGCTCAGAGGCAGCTAAAACTGAATCAAAGCAAAATTTTCAATCTAGCTCAAATAATACACAACCCAATCAATGTTCCAATGGCAGTAGTAACAACAATGACATGGGCTCCACTACTAATAATGTTTCCACCAAGCAACTGCCATTTGATGACAAGTCACTACCCAAATCTGCGGTCAAATGTCTCCATCCCTCCTCTGCCTTCCAACCAGTGCAAAATAGCCATATTCCTCACCCTCAGTCAAGAATACAAGATAAGAAAGATGCTGCAATGACTAACATGATTTTGGCACAAACAAGGGGTCTCAACCAGCAGGTCCAAGTGCAGCACCACCATCATCAttaccaccatcaccaccaccatgtGCACAGCATGGCCCAGCAGGAGCTGGATAACCACGATGATCTGTCTATGAAAAACAATGCAGATGCAGCTCCTCAATGTGGATCATCAAATTTGTTAAGTGTGTCCCTTGAAGGAAATGCTGGCAGTCCCAGTTTGAATGGAAGTGCCTCAGGAAGCAACCACGGGAGCAATGGGCAGAATGGAAGCACTGCCACTTTAAATGCTTCAGGAACAAATATGGAAAGTGATAATGGGATCACTGGAGAAGGGGAAGCAAGTGGTATAATCGGATTTACAAGCAGAAGTGGAATTGATCCAGACCGTGTTGCACTAAGAGAGGCTGCTTTAAACAAATTCCGCCAgaagaggaaagagagatgctTTGAGAAAAAG GTCCGATACCAGAGCAGGAAGAAACTGGCAGAACAGAGACCACGTGTTCGGGGGCAATTTGTTCGACAGGTGGTGCACGAAAACAAAAGCAAGCATACACATTGCTAA
- the LOC115954664 gene encoding two-component response regulator-like PRR37 isoform X1 codes for MRIVQMNNNGPRTEGLMKITHHLQDEHKEIKNGRIVGEGQGLSEDNESRINEDAEDVDDGQMEAVQDKVQTQVVMQSSQQQHQRPLVRWERFLPLRSLKVLLVENDDSTRHVVSALLRNCGYEVTAAENGLQAWKIIEDYTTHVDLVLTEVVMPCLSGIGLLSKIMSHKTCKNIPVIMMSSYDSMNIVFKCLSKGAVDFLAKPIRKNELKNLWQHVWRKCHSCSGSGSGSESAVHTRTSTKLKSGDELDNNTGSNDEDDNRSIGLNLRDGSDDGSGTQSSWTKRAVEVDSPQPMSPWEQLADAPDSTCARVIHSRPEAFGNNWVPVEHEEHDDEFDLKIGEPRIPNLQLEDPSAKGLANLAGTNEDKISEIDSRKDDENLLKGQVELHSEKLNGELEDKASDLMGLTTKRTDPEMESVVFNVPNGTSKVSNMKDKAIFDIKETPSLELCLKRLKDVGDTGNSAPDRNVLRHSDLSAFSRYTSATTNHAPTGNVGSCPLGKSSEAAKTESKQNFQSSSNNTQPNQCSNGSSNNNDMGSTTNNVSTKQLPFDDKSLPKSAVKCLHPSSAFQPVQNSHIPHPQSRIQDKKDAAMTNMILAQTRGLNQQVQVQHHHHHYHHHHHHVHSMAQQELDNHDDLSMKNNADAAPQCGSSNLLSVSLEGNAGSPSLNGSASGSNHGSNGQNGSTATLNASGTNMESDNGITGEGEASGIIGFTSRSGIDPDRVALREAALNKFRQKRKERCFEKKVRYQSRKKLAEQRPRVRGQFVRQVVHENKSKHTHC; via the exons ATGAGAATAGTTCAGATGAATAATAATGGTCCCAGGACCGAAGGGCTGATGAAAATAACACACCATCTGCAAGATGAGCACAAGGAAATAAAGAATGGGAGGATTGTAGGTGAGGGCCAAGGTCTATCAGAAGATAATGAGTCGCGGATTAATGAGGATGCAGAGGATGTTGATGATGGGCAGATGGAAGCAGTCCAAGACAAGGTGCAAACCCAGGTTGTCATGCAGAGCTCACAGCAACAGCACCAAAGGCCTCTGGTTCGCTGGGAGAGGTTTCTGCCTCTTAGGTCTCTTAAGGTTCTACTGGTGGAAAATGATGATTCAACTAGGCATGTTGTCAGCGCATTGCTTCGAAATTGTGGCTATGAAG TTACAGCAGCAGAAAATGGTCTACAAGCTTGGAAGATCATAGAAGATTATACCACTCATGTTGATCTAGTTTTGACTGAGGTAGTCATGCCTTGTTTATCAGGCATTGGCCTTTTAAGCAAGATAATGAGCCACAAAACTTGCAAGAATATTCCTGTGATTA TGATGTCATCTTACGATTCCATGAATATAGTCTTTAAATGTCTGTCAAAGGGTGCGGTTGACTTTTTAGCAAAGCCGATTCGAAAGAATGAGCTAAAAAATCTTTGGCAGCATGTTTGGAGGAAATGTCACAGC TGTAGTGGCAGTGGCAGTGGAAGTGAAAGTGCTGTACATACACGAACTTCCACAAAGTTGAAAAGTGGTGATGAGTTAGACAACAACACCGGCAGtaatgatgaagatgataaTAGAAGCATTGGTTTGAATCTTAGGGATGGGAGTGATGATGGAAGTGGTACTCAG AGCTCTTGGACAAAAAGGGCAGTAGAAGTTGACAGCCCCCAACCAATGTCACCATGGGAACAGTTAGCCGATGCTCCTGATAGCACTTGTGCCCGGGTTATTCATTCAAGGCCAGAGGCATTTGGCAACAACTGGGTGCCTGTGGAGCATGAAGAGCATGATGATGAGTTTG ACTTGAAGATCGGAGAACCAAGAATTCCAAATTTGCAGCTGGAAGACCCAAGTGCCAAGGGGTTGGCTAACTTAGCTGGCACTAATGAAGACAAAATTTCTGAAATAGATTCAAGGAAAGATGATGAGAATCTGCTGAAAGGACAAGTGGAGCTCCACAGTGAGAAACTAAATGGCGAATTGGAGGACAAAGCCTCTGATCTAATGGGTCTAACCACTAAAAGGACTGATCCTGAGATGGAAAGTGTGGTCTTTAACGTCCCAAATGGTACCTCCAAGGTATCCAACATGAAAGATAAGGCCATCTTTGACATTAAGGAAACACCTTCCCTTGAGCTTTGTTTAAAGAGGCTGAAAGATGTTGGAGATACTGGCAACAGTGCTCCTGACCGAAATGTTTTGAGACATTCAGACCTTTCAGCCTTCTCAAG GTACACCTCTGCAACTACTAATCACGCTCCAACGGGGAATGTTGGTAGCTGTCCTCTTGGTAAGAGCTCAGAGGCAGCTAAAACTGAATCAAAGCAAAATTTTCAATCTAGCTCAAATAATACACAACCCAATCAATGTTCCAATGGCAGTAGTAACAACAATGACATGGGCTCCACTACTAATAATGTTTCCACCAAGCAACTGCCATTTGATGACAAGTCACTACCCAAATCTGCGGTCAAATGTCTCCATCCCTCCTCTGCCTTCCAACCAGTGCAAAATAGCCATATTCCTCACCCTCAGTCAAGAATACAAGATAAGAAAGATGCTGCAATGACTAACATGATTTTGGCACAAACAAGGGGTCTCAACCAGCAGGTCCAAGTGCAGCACCACCATCATCAttaccaccatcaccaccaccatgtGCACAGCATGGCCCAGCAGGAGCTGGATAACCACGATGATCTGTCTATGAAAAACAATGCAGATGCAGCTCCTCAATGTGGATCATCAAATTTGTTAAGTGTGTCCCTTGAAGGAAATGCTGGCAGTCCCAGTTTGAATGGAAGTGCCTCAGGAAGCAACCACGGGAGCAATGGGCAGAATGGAAGCACTGCCACTTTAAATGCTTCAGGAACAAATATGGAAAGTGATAATGGGATCACTGGAGAAGGGGAAGCAAGTGGTATAATCGGATTTACAAGCAGAAGTGGAATTGATCCAGACCGTGTTGCACTAAGAGAGGCTGCTTTAAACAAATTCCGCCAgaagaggaaagagagatgctTTGAGAAAAAG GTCCGATACCAGAGCAGGAAGAAACTGGCAGAACAGAGACCACGTGTTCGGGGGCAATTTGTTCGACAGGTGGTGCACGAAAACAAAAGCAAGCATACACATTGCTAA
- the LOC115954664 gene encoding two-component response regulator-like PRR37 isoform X3, which translates to MKITHHLQDEHKEIKNGRIVGEGQGLSEDNESRINEDAEDVDDGQMEAVQDKVQTQVVMQSSQQQHQRPLVRWERFLPLRSLKVLLVENDDSTRHVVSALLRNCGYEVTAAENGLQAWKIIEDYTTHVDLVLTEVVMPCLSGIGLLSKIMSHKTCKNIPVIMMSSYDSMNIVFKCLSKGAVDFLAKPIRKNELKNLWQHVWRKCHSCSGSGSGSESAVHTRTSTKLKSGDELDNNTGSNDEDDNRSIGLNLRDGSDDGSGTQSSWTKRAVEVDSPQPMSPWEQLADAPDSTCARVIHSRPEAFGNNWVPVEHEEHDDEFDLKIGEPRIPNLQLEDPSAKGLANLAGTNEDKISEIDSRKDDENLLKGQVELHSEKLNGELEDKASDLMGLTTKRTDPEMESVVFNVPNGTSKVSNMKDKAIFDIKETPSLELCLKRLKDVGDTGNSAPDRNVLRHSDLSAFSRYTSATTNHAPTGNVGSCPLGKSSEAAKTESKQNFQSSSNNTQPNQCSNGSSNNNDMGSTTNNVSTKQLPFDDKSLPKSAVKCLHPSSAFQPVQNSHIPHPQSRIQDKKDAAMTNMILAQTRGLNQQVQVQHHHHHYHHHHHHVHSMAQQELDNHDDLSMKNNADAAPQCGSSNLLSVSLEGNAGSPSLNGSASGSNHGSNGQNGSTATLNASGTNMESDNGITGEGEASGIIGFTSRSGIDPDRVALREAALNKFRQKRKERCFEKKVRYQSRKKLAEQRPRVRGQFVRQVVHENKSKHTHC; encoded by the exons ATGAAAATAACACACCATCTGCAAGATGAGCACAAGGAAATAAAGAATGGGAGGATTGTAGGTGAGGGCCAAGGTCTATCAGAAGATAATGAGTCGCGGATTAATGAGGATGCAGAGGATGTTGATGATGGGCAGATGGAAGCAGTCCAAGACAAGGTGCAAACCCAGGTTGTCATGCAGAGCTCACAGCAACAGCACCAAAGGCCTCTGGTTCGCTGGGAGAGGTTTCTGCCTCTTAGGTCTCTTAAGGTTCTACTGGTGGAAAATGATGATTCAACTAGGCATGTTGTCAGCGCATTGCTTCGAAATTGTGGCTATGAAG TTACAGCAGCAGAAAATGGTCTACAAGCTTGGAAGATCATAGAAGATTATACCACTCATGTTGATCTAGTTTTGACTGAGGTAGTCATGCCTTGTTTATCAGGCATTGGCCTTTTAAGCAAGATAATGAGCCACAAAACTTGCAAGAATATTCCTGTGATTA TGATGTCATCTTACGATTCCATGAATATAGTCTTTAAATGTCTGTCAAAGGGTGCGGTTGACTTTTTAGCAAAGCCGATTCGAAAGAATGAGCTAAAAAATCTTTGGCAGCATGTTTGGAGGAAATGTCACAGC TGTAGTGGCAGTGGCAGTGGAAGTGAAAGTGCTGTACATACACGAACTTCCACAAAGTTGAAAAGTGGTGATGAGTTAGACAACAACACCGGCAGtaatgatgaagatgataaTAGAAGCATTGGTTTGAATCTTAGGGATGGGAGTGATGATGGAAGTGGTACTCAG AGCTCTTGGACAAAAAGGGCAGTAGAAGTTGACAGCCCCCAACCAATGTCACCATGGGAACAGTTAGCCGATGCTCCTGATAGCACTTGTGCCCGGGTTATTCATTCAAGGCCAGAGGCATTTGGCAACAACTGGGTGCCTGTGGAGCATGAAGAGCATGATGATGAGTTTG ACTTGAAGATCGGAGAACCAAGAATTCCAAATTTGCAGCTGGAAGACCCAAGTGCCAAGGGGTTGGCTAACTTAGCTGGCACTAATGAAGACAAAATTTCTGAAATAGATTCAAGGAAAGATGATGAGAATCTGCTGAAAGGACAAGTGGAGCTCCACAGTGAGAAACTAAATGGCGAATTGGAGGACAAAGCCTCTGATCTAATGGGTCTAACCACTAAAAGGACTGATCCTGAGATGGAAAGTGTGGTCTTTAACGTCCCAAATGGTACCTCCAAGGTATCCAACATGAAAGATAAGGCCATCTTTGACATTAAGGAAACACCTTCCCTTGAGCTTTGTTTAAAGAGGCTGAAAGATGTTGGAGATACTGGCAACAGTGCTCCTGACCGAAATGTTTTGAGACATTCAGACCTTTCAGCCTTCTCAAG GTACACCTCTGCAACTACTAATCACGCTCCAACGGGGAATGTTGGTAGCTGTCCTCTTGGTAAGAGCTCAGAGGCAGCTAAAACTGAATCAAAGCAAAATTTTCAATCTAGCTCAAATAATACACAACCCAATCAATGTTCCAATGGCAGTAGTAACAACAATGACATGGGCTCCACTACTAATAATGTTTCCACCAAGCAACTGCCATTTGATGACAAGTCACTACCCAAATCTGCGGTCAAATGTCTCCATCCCTCCTCTGCCTTCCAACCAGTGCAAAATAGCCATATTCCTCACCCTCAGTCAAGAATACAAGATAAGAAAGATGCTGCAATGACTAACATGATTTTGGCACAAACAAGGGGTCTCAACCAGCAGGTCCAAGTGCAGCACCACCATCATCAttaccaccatcaccaccaccatgtGCACAGCATGGCCCAGCAGGAGCTGGATAACCACGATGATCTGTCTATGAAAAACAATGCAGATGCAGCTCCTCAATGTGGATCATCAAATTTGTTAAGTGTGTCCCTTGAAGGAAATGCTGGCAGTCCCAGTTTGAATGGAAGTGCCTCAGGAAGCAACCACGGGAGCAATGGGCAGAATGGAAGCACTGCCACTTTAAATGCTTCAGGAACAAATATGGAAAGTGATAATGGGATCACTGGAGAAGGGGAAGCAAGTGGTATAATCGGATTTACAAGCAGAAGTGGAATTGATCCAGACCGTGTTGCACTAAGAGAGGCTGCTTTAAACAAATTCCGCCAgaagaggaaagagagatgctTTGAGAAAAAG GTCCGATACCAGAGCAGGAAGAAACTGGCAGAACAGAGACCACGTGTTCGGGGGCAATTTGTTCGACAGGTGGTGCACGAAAACAAAAGCAAGCATACACATTGCTAA